The genomic segment aatgtgtcatttttatgttggtattataaatcaatagttattttaaacatttgtaaacTATTTAGGAAATTTTGGGGGTGTCCGTGGAACTTTATGGACTCCCTCTCAGATACGGCATTGGTGTTGATACctaaacagttatttattttctatatttatttaggtcTTAGTTACATTAAACTTTTTGGCTACTGGCTCATACCAGTCTCCAATTGGAAATAGTCGGTTTGCAGCTTTATCACAACCAACTGTATCACGTTGTATTAGCGAGGTTGTTGAAGCAATTAACCATCCAGAGATATTCAACGAATGGGTTAAGTTTCCAAAAAACCTGAATGAGCTCACAGAAATCCGCAAtgagtaatttattcaattaatttcaaaaaatgtatttattttgtaataagtaatattttcattgttcaATAATAAAGGTTCTACAGAGAAACAGGATTTCCAGGAGTTATAGGATGTATTGATTGCACACACGTGGCAATTGTATCTCCTTCGACCAACCTAAATTTAAACGAAAATCAAAACCCTGAATATATCTATGTAAACCGTAAAGGATATCATTCCATAAACGTTCAATTGGTAATCTTTCAAAccttattatctattatatttgtgttacttatttaaataaatgataacaatCAGTGCCACAACTTCAAGTGTAGGACCTTATGTTAACATAACTCCTATGTAAAAGATATAAGGGGCCAGTAATAGAAGGTTAGGGGGATAAGCCTCTAAAATTAGTTTTCATTTAAGTCCTTACAGGTTACCAACGCCTATTTATAGATCTTTTTTCATAAGAATTgctaataggtactatactaatactaatattatatactataggtagtagTGTAGTACTAATAAATTGTGTCTATTTTTTCCAACATACctctttaaattttgttttatataaaaaatttttgttggGCAAATTGTTTAGTGcataaataaagaaatttattgttgtaataaaaaataatatcaagaaTGTTAGGGGGCTACGAAACAAAGGATTCCTCCTGAAgcttaaatgtgtatttaaataaataataattttaatttatctaaaatttagatttgtgattcaaaattaaaaattttgaatgttAATGCACGTTTTCCTGGCAGTACCCATGACACACATATATGGAACAATAGTTTGGTCTTACCAGTACTTCAGGAACTATACAGACACAATTATgacaacttttatttattaggtaaaaatgtaaaataatcttCTCTTAACgtcttatttaaaatatgaataaataatatgttctaaagtacatttttaaagtattttgcttattttcaaatataatagaaagtattttttacaacactggtgtaatgatttatttgtttcaaaaaaatcagGTGATTCTGGATATCCCTTGCGACAGTGGTTGTTGACACCTATAACCAATCCTACAACAGATGCTGAAAAATTGTTCAATACAAAACAAATGTCAACCAGATCTATTATTGAACGTTGCAATGGGGTGTTGAAAATGAGATTTAGGTAACaatggttttaaattgtattgttttacattatttttaccaaataactttgtttttttaagGTGCTTATTAAAGGATAGAATACTACATTACAAACCGGAAAAAGCATCATCCATAATAAATGCGTGTGTAGTTCTGCATAATATGTGTATCACAAACAACGTCCCTATGACATATGAACACGATATCGAGGAACATGAAATTTTGGGTATTCTGGAAGACCAAGAAATATTAGCGGATAACAATCGCAATATAGAGTTGACTCTTGGGAGACAACAGCGAGATAAAGTAGCAAGATATTATTTCATAGACATggtgtataaaata from the Acyrthosiphon pisum isolate AL4f chromosome X, pea_aphid_22Mar2018_4r6ur, whole genome shotgun sequence genome contains:
- the LOC103310657 gene encoding putative nuclease HARBI1, translated to MANFDEMAMLFTIDNVYEHEHAMDVRQTRIPEMISDPFLLTDRLFIKNFRLSKNLVRNVIELLQTRIVSKSRSSAIDLNTKVLVTLNFLATGSYQSPIGNSRFAALSQPTVSRCISEVVEAINHPEIFNEWVKFPKNLNELTEIRNEFYRETGFPGVIGCIDCTHVAIVSPSTNLNLNENQNPEYIYVNRDSGYPLRQWLLTPITNPTTDAEKLFNTKQMSTRSIIERCNGVLKMRFRCLLKDRILHYKPEKASSIINACVVLHNMCITNNVPMTYEHDIEEHEILGILEDQEILADNNRNIELTLGRQQRDKVARYYFIDMVYKIK